One Glycine max cultivar Williams 82 chromosome 3, Glycine_max_v4.0, whole genome shotgun sequence DNA window includes the following coding sequences:
- the LOC100777946 gene encoding peroxidase 44: MKIKILYFYFILLPLAFADLKVGFYASSCPKAESIVKKVVQNRFNRDKSITAALLRMHFHDCAVRGCDASILINSTKANTAEKEAGANGSVRGYDLIDEAKKTLEAACPSTVSCADIITLATRDAVALSGGPQYDVPTGRRDGLVSNIDDVNIPGPNTPVSVTSQFFASKGITTQEMVTLFGAHTVGVAHCSFFDGRLSGAKPDPTMDPALNAKLVKLCSSRGDPATPLDQKSSFVFDNEFYEQILAKKGVLLIDQQLALDATTKGFVSDFAANGDKFQKGFANAIVKMGEIDVLVGNQGEIRRKCSVFNRN; encoded by the exons ATGAAGATCAAAATCCTCTACTTTTACTTCATACTTCTTCCCTTGGCATTCGCGGACTTGAAGGTTGGATTTTATGCATCCTCGTGCCCAAAAGCTGAGTCCATTGTGAAGAAAGTGGTGCAGAATCGATTCAATCGTGACAAATCCATTACTGCAGCCTTGCTTCGCATGCATTTCCATGACTGTGCTGTCAGA GGTTGTGATGCATCCATACTCATAAACTCTACCAAGGCCAACACGGCGGAGAAAGAAGCCGGAGCCAACGGCAGCGTCCGGGGCTACGACCTCATCGACGAAGCGAAGAAAACCCTAGAGGCAGCATGTCCTTCAACCGTGTCCTGTGCAGACATCATAACCCTAGCCACCCGAGACGCCGTGGCCTTATCCGGAGGACCCCAATACGACGTTCCGACGGGAAGACGCGACGGATTAGTCTCCAACATCGACGACGTCAACATTCCAGGACCCAACACTCCCGTGTCCGTGACATCACAGTTTTTCGCGAGCAAAGGCATAACAACACAGGAAATGGTGACCCTTTTCGGAGCACACACCGTTGGTGTCGCACATTGTAGTTTCTTTGATGGTAGACTCTCGGGGGCGAAACCTGACCCTACTATGGACCCTGCGTTGAATGCTAAGTTGGTGAAGTTGTGCAGCTCCAGAGGGGATCCTGCTACACCTTTGGATCAGAAGAGTTCTTTTGTTTTCGATAATGAGTTTTATGAGCAGATTCTTGCCAAGAAAGGGGTGCTGCTGATTGATCAGCAGCTTGCGTTGGATGCGACTACCAAAGGGTTTGTGTCGGATTTTGCTGCGAATGGGGATAAGTTTCAAAAGGGTTTCGCAAATGCGATTGTAAAGATGGGGGAGATTGATGTCCTGGTTGGAAATCAAGGTGAAATCCGCAGGAAATGCTCGGTTTTCAACCGCAACTAG
- the LOC100820340 gene encoding peroxidase 44 produces MVKFTIVVIFLFFMFPIAFADLRVGFYSSSCPRAEQIVGQVVQRRFNRDRSITAALLRMHFHDCFVRGCDASILIDSTRGNQSEKAAGANGTVRGYELIDEIKKALERECPSTVSCADIITLATRDSVVLAGGLKYDVATGRRDGHVSQSSEVNLPGPRSTVSRVLEVFSANGMSLDEMVTLLGAHTVGFTHCSFFRDRLNDPNMDPSLRAGLGRTCNRPNSDPRAFLDQNVSSSMVFDNAFYKQIVLRRGVLFIDQQLALDTLSKGLVTVFAGNNAAFQRSFADAMVKMGNIKVLVGNEGEIRRNCRVFNSAS; encoded by the exons ATGGTGAAGTTCACAATTGTTGTTATCTTCTTGTTCTTTATGTTTCCCATTGCATTTGCTGATCTTAGGGTTGGATTCTATAGCTCTAGCTGCCCAAGAGCAGAGCAAATTGTGGGTCAAGTTGTTCAGAGGAGATTCAACCGTGATAGATCTATTACTGCTGCCTTGCTTCGCATGCACTTCCATGACTGCTTTGTCAGA GGCTGTGACGCGTCCATATTAATAGACTCAACCAGGGGCAATCAATCTGAAAAAGCTGCAGGAGCAAACGGCACCGTTCGGGGATACGAGCTAATAGACGAAATAAAAAAAGCCTTAGAAAGAGAATGTCCATCAACGGTTTCATGCGCCGATATAATCACCCTGGCCACACGTGATTCCGTGGTCCTAGCAGGTGGGCTCAAATACGACGTCGCAACGGGAAGGCGTGACGGACACGTGTCGCAATCCTCCGAAGTGAACCTGCCGGGGCCACGATCCACTGTGTCGCGGGTGTTGGAAGTCTTCAGCGCAAACGGCATGTCGTTGGACGAAATGGTTACTCTCTTGGGGGCCCACACCGTAGGTTTTACGCACTGCAGTTTCTTCCGAGACAGGCTCAACGACCCCAACATGGACCCTTCTTTGCGGGCCGGGTTGGGCCGGACTTGCAACAGGCCCAACAGTGACCCAAGGGCGTTTTTGGACCAAAACGTGTCGTCGTCGATGGTGTTCGACAATGCGTTTTACAAGCAGATTGTTCTGAGGAGAGGGGTGCTTTTCATCGACCAGCAATTGGCCTTGGACACTTTGTCGAAAGGGTTGGTCACAGTTTTTGCGGGGAATAATGCGGCTTTTCAAAGGAGTTTTGCAGATGCTATGGTGAAGATGGGGAACATTAAGGTTTTGGTAGGGAATGAGGGAGAGATTAGGAGAAATTGTAGGGTTTTTAACAGTGCTTCCTAA